GAAGGTCGGAAAGATGAAGCTATACCAGTTGGAGCAGGCACCACCGCGCGTGCGCGAGATAGCATGGAAGGCCCAGGTCCGACTGACGACCCGCTACCGAAAGTTGGCCGCGCGCGGCAAACGGACGACAGTGATCTGCACCGCGATTGCTCGTGAGCTGGCCGGCTTCATGTGGGCTGTCGCGGCGGAGGCGCGCGCGGCTTAATTCGTCGCCATAGCGGCGGCAACAACCTCGCTCATGGGCGGAGGCGGAACCACGGCAGGGGAATGTCCGTCAGACGGTTTGTGGCCGGCGAAGACCGACGCCCGAAGTAAGATCGGAACAGCCCCAGACGCATAATCGGTAATGCGGTAACCAACCCGCGCATCAGAGCTTGATCACCGACGACTTTCAGTTCCGCCTCCACCCATGCGCGACCATCAGAATGAACAGCCGTTCCTCGGATCGGGCGGCCTCATGCGGCCCAAACCTTGACAGCGGACATCAGAGCGGTGTTCTCAGGCCACGGCCTTGGTTTCTGGCTTCTCGGCATAGGCCTAAGGGAGCAGGTCGTCGATCTGGCTGTTGGGATGGCCGTTGACGACCTTGGTGATGATGTCCGTCAGGTAGGCCATCGGCTCGACGCGGTTGAGCTTGGCCGTTTATGGCCCCCACCTGCATCGCTTGATCCTGACGCTTCACTTCTCCGGACAGATGAGTTGCGAACGGATCGTGGCGCTTCTCAATGGCATGGGGGTGGTGATTTCGAAGCGGCAAGTGGTTCGCTTGCTGACGGCCAGGCTGGAGACGTTCCGCGCCGAGGACGAAGCCGTGCTGAAGGCGGGCCTGAGCAGCGCGCCCTATATCACGGTCGATGACACGGGCGCGCGCCATGCGGGCAAGAGCGGCTACACGACCCAGATCGGCTCTCATAGCTTCACGACGTTTCGCACCGGGCCAAGCAAGTCGCGCCTGGCGTTTCTGTCGCGGCTCTGCGGCGGCACGGCGTTCTATGTGATCAACGAGGAGGCGCTCGAATACATGCAAGGGCGCAACCTGCCGCAGTCCGTCATCGACAGGCTGGCGAGCCATGCGGAGCGCATCTTCCCGTCCCTGGAACAATGGGAGCGCCACTTGAGCGCGCTCGGCCTGACCGACCTGAAGGTCGCACCCGATCCCGTCCTGATCGCCAGCGAAGCGGCGCTGTGGGGTGCGATCCGCCATCAAGGGTTGTTGCAGGATACCGTCATCGTCTCCGACGACGCCGGCCAGTTTCGTGTCGGGGTGCACGCCCTGTGCTGGGTTCACGCAGAGCGGCTCATCCATAAACTGGTTCCCGCCAACGACAAGCAACTCAACGCCATCAAGGTCGCCAAGCAGATGGTCTGGTGGTTCTATCGAGCCCTGAAGGATTACAAGCTCGCACCAGATCCAGACCAGGCACATGCCCTGCGCGCCCGCTTCGACCGCATCTTCAAACGTCGCAGAACCGGCTATGCCCCGCTCGACAGGCTGCTCAGGCGCCTCTTCCGCCGCAAGGACGAACTATTGCGCGTCCTCGACCACCCGGAAATCCCGCTCAACACCAATGCTTCCGAAAAACGACATCCGCGCCTTCGTTACAAAGAGGAAAATCTCCAGCGGAACCGTCAGCGACAAAGGCCGCGAAGCGCGCGATGTGATGCTCGGCCTCGCCAAGACCTGCAAGAAAATCAAAATCCCGTTCTACCACTACATCGGATCACGCCTGGCAATCGCAGGGCCAGAAATTCCACCTCTGGACAGCCTCATCCGACCAGCTCCGGCCTGAAACCAAAACCCTCGCCCGGAAATCTGCCCCGGTTACAACCTGCAGCGGCTAAGTCATGAAAAACGTTGGCGGAAACGCGCCTGCTCGGCATAGTTCGGCGGTCGGCATAAACCGCCTTATGCCGAGCGCGGCATAAGGCGGTTTCAATGAGCGAGGCGATGGTCGCCCAGTGTTCAGCACCCGCATCCGAAGCAGCGTCATGATGCCGTGAATCCGGGCTTCGACGTTGTCGTCACCTATCCCTTCCATCCGCTGGCTGGGCAGACCGTTGTCGTGGTCGGTGAGCATGAGCATGACGGCATCCGCCACTTTTTGATTCGGCAGCCACACGGCGGAACCTTCCATCTTCCGGACTGGATGGTCGCCCCACAGGTCGGTGAAATGGAAGTCGTGCCCGGAAACGCTCCTCTTCTCGTCACCTTTCCGCATACGGCACGATGATCCCGGACAAGTTCCTCTCCCGGATGATGTCGCGCGAATGGGGCGCTCATCGACACCGACCGGTACATCCACGAACTCTACAGTTTCGTCGGGGATTTCGAGGCGACCACGATCCGCGCGCCGTCTTCGCGCGCCGTCATCGACGTCTACCGCGATCCCTCAACAGCATCGCCGGAGCAGACGCTCCGGCGCGATCGACGGCCGACCCAAACCAGGCGGATAGAGTTTCGCGAAGTCGCCGCCCATCCCGCCAAGCGCCGCATTCACGAGCGCACGGACCATGCGCAGTGGAGGATCGCGACGAACACGAGCCTCAAGGTCAACATAGGAAAACAGCGAACCGGTCCGCCATCCAAGCCGCGCATGAATCCCCCCAAACTGCTTCGGGACCAGTGAATCACGCTCAGACCAATCTCGCCACACACTTCTTCAACAGCCTGCTAGAGTGTCCTGACCGGCCCCGTTGGGGAAGCCCTTGTGCCGATACTCTCCAGAAGCCACGACTGGAAGGCGCGCGCCATGGCGCTTTCCTGCTTCCCCTCCGGAAGAACGACGTAGTAGCTGTTATCGGTCGTCATCGGGCTGTCGAACACGATACTGAGCCTCCCCGCGGAAATCTCATCCTCGATCAGGTACAGCGGCAGAAGGGCAAAGCCGAGGCCCCGCACGGCAGCCTCGATGATCATGGCGAACTGATCGAAGCGGTCCCCCGCAAATGCGTTCTGGCCGGCGAGTCCGTTGTGCTCCAACCATTCGGCCCACAGTTTCGGCCTCGTCGCAAGGTGCAGCAGGGGTTTGTCCGCCAGGTTTTCCGGCCGCTCGACGGCGAAGGATTCAATCAGAAAGGGGCTTGCAACGGGCAGGATGCTCTCGCTGCACAGATACGTGCATGTGGCGTGTGCCCAGACAGGCTGGCCATAATGAATGGCGAGATCGAAATCTCCGACCGAAAAGTCGAAAGGCTCGGAACGCGATGCTAGGTTGATCGAAATGGCTGGATGGCGCCGCTTGAAATCCGGCAGGCGGGGCAGCAGCCAGCGGCTGGCGAACGTCGGAAGAGTGGCGATAGACAGTATATCCATGCCGTCGGATGATGCCCGCGCGCGCAACATCATCTCCTCCGATTTGAGCAACAAATGCGAGACCTCGGGCAGCAGCTTGCGGCCAGCCGCTGAAAGCACGACTCGCTTGCGAACTCTTTCGAACAGAAGCACGCCCAATTGCGACTCGAGGACCCCGATCTGCCGGCTGACAGCGCTCTGGGTCAGGTTCAGTTCGGTCGCTGCCTTGGTGAAATTTTCATGGCGTGCAGCACATTCGAACGCCTGGAGCACGGCAAGGTCAGGGATAAGTGTTCTGCTCGTATACATTCCGAACCCGCATCAAGTCAGTGACGGCTTTCATCACAATCGGTCGAACGTTCGCTATATATAATTTGCATTGAGAATGAACTCGACCCCACATTTTTCAGCATGCAATCCATGCGGGGTAGATTTTTGAGTTCGTCAGGATAACGCTGCCGCCCGCAGTTTCGAGAACAACAGGGAAGCCAGAATGAGCAAGACCGTCGACGTAAAGCAGGAAACTGCGGCCATCCTCGACAAGCTGGGCGTCGCCCGCGCCGCCTGGCAAGCCGGCGACATGGCCGGCTACAGCCCGGTCAGCGGCGAAGAGATCGCCAGACTGAAGACGACGTCAGCCGCCGGCGCCGCCAAGGCCATCGACGCCGCCCACGAAGCCTTCAAGGCCTGGCGCCTCGTGCCCGCGCCCAAGCGCGGCGAACTCGTCCGCCTGCTCGGCGAGGAACTGCGCGCCGCCAAGGCCGATCTCGGCCGCCTGGTCTCCATCGAGGCCGGCAAGATCACCTCCGAAGGCCTCGGCGAAGTGCAGGAAATGATCGACATCTGCGATTTCGCCGTCGGCCTTTCCCGCCAGCTCTACGGCCTCACCATCGCCACCGAGCGCCCCGGCCACCGGATGATGGAAACCTGGCATCCGCTTGGCGTCGCCGGCATCATCACCGCCTTCAATTTCCCGGTCGCCGTCTGGTCGTGGAACGCCGCACTTGCGCTCGTCGCCGGCAACTCCGTCATCTGGAAGCCCTCCGAAAAGACCCCCCTCACCGCGCTTGCCTCGCAGGCGATCCTCGAACGAGCGATCGCCCGCTTCGGCGACGCTCCGGCGAATCTCAGCCAGGTCCTGATCGGCGACCGCGCCGTCGGCGAAGCCCTCGTCGACAACCACAAGGTCGCGCTCGTTTCAGCCACCGGCTCCACCCGCATGGGCAAGGAAGTCGGCCCGCGTCTCGCCAAGCGTTTCGCCCGCTCGATCCTCGAACTCGGCGGCAACAATGCCGGTATCGTCTGCC
Above is a genomic segment from Mesorhizobium sp. containing:
- a CDS encoding transposase, which produces MSCERIVALLNGMGVVISKRQVVRLLTARLETFRAEDEAVLKAGLSSAPYITVDDTGARHAGKSGYTTQIGSHSFTTFRTGPSKSRLAFLSRLCGGTAFYVINEEALEYMQGRNLPQSVIDRLASHAERIFPSLEQWERHLSALGLTDLKVAPDPVLIASEAALWGAIRHQGLLQDTVIVSDDAGQFRVGVHALCWVHAERLIHKLVPANDKQLNAIKVAKQMVWWFYRALKDYKLAPDPDQAHALRARFDRIFKRRRTGYAPLDRLLRRLFRRKDELLRVLDHPEIPLNTNASEKRHPRLRYKEENLQRNRQRQRPRSARCDARPRQDLQENQNPVLPLHRITPGNRRARNSTSGQPHPTSSGLKPKPSPGNLPRLQPAAAKS
- a CDS encoding LysR family transcriptional regulator — translated: MYTSRTLIPDLAVLQAFECAARHENFTKAATELNLTQSAVSRQIGVLESQLGVLLFERVRKRVVLSAAGRKLLPEVSHLLLKSEEMMLRARASSDGMDILSIATLPTFASRWLLPRLPDFKRRHPAISINLASRSEPFDFSVGDFDLAIHYGQPVWAHATCTYLCSESILPVASPFLIESFAVERPENLADKPLLHLATRPKLWAEWLEHNGLAGQNAFAGDRFDQFAMIIEAAVRGLGFALLPLYLIEDEISAGRLSIVFDSPMTTDNSYYVVLPEGKQESAMARAFQSWLLESIGTRASPTGPVRTL
- a CDS encoding aldehyde dehydrogenase family protein; protein product: MSKTVDVKQETAAILDKLGVARAAWQAGDMAGYSPVSGEEIARLKTTSAAGAAKAIDAAHEAFKAWRLVPAPKRGELVRLLGEELRAAKADLGRLVSIEAGKITSEGLGEVQEMIDICDFAVGLSRQLYGLTIATERPGHRMMETWHPLGVAGIITAFNFPVAVWSWNAALALVAGNSVIWKPSEKTPLTALASQAILERAIARFGDAPANLSQVLIGDRAVGEALVDNHKVALVSATGSTRMGKEVGPRLAKRFARSILELGGNNAGIVC